Part of the Nothobranchius furzeri strain GRZ-AD chromosome 2, NfurGRZ-RIMD1, whole genome shotgun sequence genome, aacgaatgtctttgcctgatttaactgaaaatgctcctaaactttagaagttttaactttttcggggtctcgctgcttctgcatgttcctcttccaaacacctgccggtctgcgcgcaatggcgggcgggaggggagggggcttttggaagagttgtgcaacacaacgaatcgatgacgcaattcgttgccaacgcttttagtaatcgattttcatcgaatttatcgattcgttgttgcagccctagtgttagagtgaagcaacatgtagactcgtgcaggaaagtccagaagaaacctaaatcatttagtcatgatgactgtggagaaaggtttactacaaatgtaaacaaacaaatcacatgagagtccacacatagcagctgctgttccagagtatgggccagcctcatcccacccatactctgcttctggccgctaacaagatggcgcctgtgtttggaatagccacaggtccgtttccacattcccgcctggccacggggcagcgctgtgtctccgtccatgtttcctcgggtctgtttatcctggttcttcagtggtttcccttcctgttccctccatgagtggactttacacaccgtggatctgacctgctaactccagctgtttctgcttctggcaggatcctggtgtaggttcccaggagtccagatgctgcaggatgaattgtagagccatgctgatggtgtaacgtgatggaagtggttacttttactgaatgatcaataagatgtgatattccatctaattataaatgatcaatcttattggtctttgaatatttgatttaatacgaccttaggaacacacacttcatattaattcagacagagtcaagaatatcgtttataaaaattagtttaattctatatttctaaactaatgattacatgactgttagggattttatcaataacccagtacctgcagctggagagagaggagagacaacAAGCAGACAAGTCACCAAACTGCAATCAGGGGCAGAAGCTCAAGGCAACTGCCCCGAGTTTCTGCTCTTATATTTATAACAAAGATAAGACTGTGAGTGAGACAGCCAtgtttacatgcgccaaatttcctcaatccaattgaaatcttggttgatcggaatttccgaatctctgttcacatggacaaaaactgaaatgatccgatcatgctatGCGTACATATGCAGTCTGCAGTGTGGGCAAGTTGCGTACATATGCAGTCTGCAGTGTGGGCAAGTTCCAAAGAGTCTGAAAAGAGCTGTAATCAAACCCCTTCTTAAGAAACCCGGTCTTGATGTCTCGGTATTATCCAATCACATACCTATTTCTACGCTGCTATATCTTTCTAAGTATTAcggccccggctctctaggagagatgaggatggGGAGTAATAAAATTGGTGGCAactccagcagccggcgcgaaGGAGCCACCACAAACGCAGGCAGGTCCAAGGTCGCCATGCTCTGACTCTGAGGGACACAAACACAATGTTATTATTGTTACACACACCTGAATTTTCGGGAAAGAGTGGAAAATAAATAgaatatcccggacgagcccccacgttattacgtccccggctctctaggagagttgaggataggggagtaataaaattggTAAATCCATAAGATTGGTAGCTTCTGCTTAAGTGATGCTCCCCTGAAATATGGGGTTCCACAGGGCTCTGTACCTGGTCCTCTGCTTTTCAATTCATATTTGCTCTTTCTTGGGGCCATCTTTAGGAAATATGAGCTTGACTTTcttctttatgctgatgactgtccgGCCTATGCTCCTGTTAAAGCTAGGGATTTAGCTCTGAGTTGTCTTCGTGGGGTTAATAATAGTGGATGTTTGCACCAAGTGGTGCTCCTGTAGTTAGTCTCATATGATGCAAAGGATGTTGTGTCTAATTATGGTGCTAAGATTGTAGGGTTTCCtgcacataggcgtagccgtggcggcacgccactgctgaaatcccaccgccacgcttacaagatcccaagttgttttttttttttttgggtactgtttcccgaagaagcagcgggaactactatgttgtcgcttgtgatcacagccggcggcagcaaggaggagcaggcagggcaaggtgaagttacagcataagttacggaGTTTAAAATCAGAaacgtagcagtggatataatgctttcaatagcattaagataaatgagtgttgacgatcttgacagggtttcctccagtgcttattaggccaggttttcctccccccaccaggctaagcatcacttattcatgtaaaatttattttttcacgtctgactttaaccgcatctaatactgtatgacAGCgtaagcgcaacagcgacaacttaagaacgatgtgtgagcagcctgagtggtcgtgtgtttcatctgaacccttaaaacctccagcaggctacgctgcactattgacgtgttagtgcgcggcgctaacaacttagcgacgtgacatgtctcggagaaagcgtaaaaacacgttggacgctccttctgaagcgggaaaataacacttcttcttaagcagagcacggcgtcgcctcggctcgttcacggacgAGCCGGTGTCTGTACAAGATCTGCcctatctcctcgcgctctgcgcaggtcgagtactaatgtaaacaaagtcacgcacgtgacacgtagcgcacctggtcacgagtctataaattacgcgccgatagctacgttcgggtctcccgggatcttctcgcccgagaagttccgagtgacccctgtgactggcagtcatccaggaactcacagaaccatagttacaccgcaACCcccgttctgtttcgttccctcctgactgccagtggcagtaaacagagtggatgacttATGCCAGAAGTGTCACGAGGAACATAAAACTCACCGTCACTCAGGAGGTAGCCGCCAGAGGCAGCACCGCCAAAGCGAGCGCGGACCCGTGGCCAACGTTGAGGCGGTAGAAGCGTGCCAACGTGCACGGAGTTGCCCAGGACGCCGCAGCACAGACGTCCGCCAGTGGCACACCTCTCATCGCCGCCCAGGATGTAGCAACACTCCTGGTGGAATGGCACACGATCCCAGGGGGAGCCACTGCGCCCACTGCCGCATAAGCCATCGCAATGGCATCCACGACCCAATGCGACAGCCTctgcctccttccaataaaggcctggagcttgatgagcttgagtcaaatacaggcccgggcctgtattagaggatttacggtatgttgattccaaacagagtgacaaaataattaaaacatcaattaataaggaaaacaactcttttgtcatttttactatttatttatttatttttagagatatttttatgaactctttcattgaaatctagtcagactccttgttttctctgtccatgaagtctggcctcctactCCTGACACCGtcattgtgccaaagcattacagcctcttttgggtcctagtccttgatctctggagaacacagctgcaccatgagaatatctgaaagtgtatcagggctagggttgtcacggtaaccagtgtagcagtaaaccccggtaaaaaagttgacaataataagaacagtcttgtttaaaaaaaaaaatctcggtggattaccctggctgcggtgtaggcgcggtgacccttaccagccaccgtatcatctgttggaagttgccagcggcacatgcgcactttgttgtttacgaccaaaactttcttttagctaaagctgaaataatggcaggaggagactgcagcacttgggacatttattatccctcaaagaagacaaagtcggaagtacgggcattttttttggatatttgaagaacgccgagggccagttgtctgtgaaaggcagcaacgctacgtggccatcataatgtagccattgtctcacgactctgcCGTCTCcatttcgccacttttcacaaaatcttctggttgccactggtcctggtggtttttcttccagttcgacgagttttcttttggtaggctggctgactccagttaaaaaccgccacatttcaccgctagttttaacacgaagctaacggctaacttgataaaccgattgaatgggataggtggaaatgacgttggatgcggcgttcacgtttcatgtacgtttgtgtacgctgcatgcaggcgggaggagtatcagaaatccgtggaagatgactgataaacataactaatttggtgcaaacatttactcgccaggtggcaggtagagctcaaaaatttactcgccaaatggagcaatttactcgcatttggcgagtgttaatttcggaccctgttctCAAATCAATCAGAGGTTGTCTCCTTTCTGCACTAgagaattttactttatttagagacgtgtcatagttTCTTCCcaagccccccaccccaccaccaccgccacagctggaaaattcctaggggaaacactggattgattctcagcttaaatttgatgttcaagtcaataatgtggttcaagtATGCTTTTTTCACTTAAAGAATCTTTGTCTTTTTGATGAGGAATCATTTTGAGAAACGTATTCATGCATTTAATGCATTTTGTTTAGACTACTGCAATagtctttacttgggtgttgatcatggatgtattgctaggctgcggcttgttcaaaatgctgcagcccGTCTTTAGACTGGCACTGGTAGATTTGATCATATCACTCCAGTTGCTTCCGTTCTGCATTGGATTCCAGTCCAGTTCTGTGTTGaatttaagattttggttctggccTACAAATGTTTAAATGGCCTTGCTCCTAGCTCTTTATCTGGAATTCTAGTGTCATATGTCCCATCTTGTGGATTAAGGTCAGCTGACCTAGTGAGCAGAACtaactgtcatcacaagctgctgatctagcagcatgatgctcattattattttatgggttacagacgatgctctgtgtttttatttctgcagcgagccttacaaTCTCACCTCTTTCAGCGATGGACGGCTGGTTTGACCGGATCTGAGAGGCGtaaatcagaatttgcagatagcatttttttccttctaccaatcgcatagtgatgtctggacttaaacacaactcattagattcatagttatttgttaaagtattgcattaccataaatagtaatgtgtttaccaacattggttatgtatattactgattgcaaaaacacccctaggtcttttgtcttgtctttttactgaatatttttcttttacatatttctgcttggttcactgcagtttcaaggaagagagaggagacggatgagaaacctctgctcttacatttccacaaccatcaaatgaaagacggaggtgtcccaaccagcagcctggctgggcagatgacagcaaaagttggtggaggagTAGAAACTAGCAAGAACCTAGATCTGGACCCTAAAGAAAAGACATCCAattcttcagagattgaagttagtggagaagatgaagatgatgtgaatctagactctgagctttcagactctgggcctgaaactggaaacggagaccatggctgtaatgagaacaagtGTTCAGAGTCGGATATTAAGACCAtcaacaaatcatttagctgccctgtgtgtggtatacggttcctccaccagtggtctcttcaggaacatgtgagagtgacaagtcattcagcagtgaagtcttcagagtgttcggttaatacaaaatgtgtgaaagagaagcaacatggaggctcatgtagaaaagtcgagaaagaaccaaaatcatttagttgtgatgactgtgggaaAAGATTTCGCCAAACGTCCAGTTTAACCCGTCATATGAAAGGCCACACcgggcagaagccttttgcctgtgagctctgtggacaaagatttagccgtaaacataatttaaacacacacatgagagtccacagaggagagaagccttttgcctgtgagctctgtggatacagatgtacccataagGCTAGTTTAaatacacacatgagagtccacacaggagagaagccttttgcctgtgagctttgtggatacagatgtacccaaaaggcaagtttaaactatcacatgaaagtccacacaggagagaagccttttgcctgtgagctctgttggcaaagatttagccataaacatggtttaaacagacacatgagagtccacacaggagagaaaccttttgtctgtgagctctgtgggaaaagatttagccaTGAAAATAGTTTAAacgatcacatgaaagtccacacaggagagaagccttttgcctgtgagctctgtggatacagatgtacccaaaaggtcaGTTTAAaccatcacatgagagtccacacaggagagaagccttttgcctgtgagctctgtggatacagatgtacccataaggcaaatttaaacacacacgtgagagtccacacaggagagaagccttttgcctgtgagctctgtggatacagatgtacccaaaagtcacatttaaacacacacatgagagtccacacaggagagaagcctttgcctgtgagctgtgtggacaaagatttagccgaaagtcaCATTTAAAGAGACATAACAGTACTTCCAAATGTACTATTCAGTTTTTTTACAACCTTAATGTTAGTCTTGTACCTCTGCTCAACTACCATTGATCAAGTCCTTACTCGGCCCTTGAGCCACCTCTTTTGATTTTGATTTTCAaatctcctttgttttttaaACTCAGTCCTTAACCAAACATTGAGATGTTCATTCATGAATTCTGAATACAAAAAAATATTACTTAAAGATTTAGAAAAAACTGTTATACCCTCCTGTAATTAAGAAACAGACTAGATAACAGGCACATGATGGTTGTAGTACATAACCCACTGCAATTTAAAGCTGTTAGATACCGCTGGCGTCTGCTTTAAACAATTTATCTGTATATAAAATAATAGCATACAATGTAATAACTGCAGCTTAAAAAGAATGTGTCTTTATTCATTTTGAGCCCCTAAGAAGAAATCCCACCTTAAAGGCTGTGGAGAGACAGCTGGGACTGTTGTCAAGAAGTCATAAATTCCAAGGTGGCTCTGTGGAGACTCCATTATCCTACAATAGCATTTTGCTATTCTAAGCAGGCTTAGGAATGTGCCTGTACCAGAATTTTTAGAGATGCTGTTGCAGAGTTATAAGCAGTGGACAGATGCCGGAAAGACAGAACcacttttgggctgcatggttctcCACCGGTGTACCGATGTTTGTATTAACATGGACTAGATTGTAATAAACCGGTTATCTTTTTTAACTCAAACTTTGTCATGATTGAGTCATAGCACTCCAAGAAACAGCTCAGCATGAAAATTAACCACATTCCCTTTATTTCTGATGACACAACTAATCACTGCTGGTGGACATTTAATCACAGACACTTATCACTTCTGCATGCATTCTGTATTCAGTGTGAACGAGGCTTCACACCCTCTCTCAGTAGTGGAGGgcgcgtgggagttcgcccaaccaatctacttgtgttttgtggatttggagaaggcgttcgactgcTTCCCTTGGAGGGCCCTTCAGGGgggactccaggagtatgggataCCAGGTCCTCTGACACAGGATGTTAGGTCCCTGTGCGTCCAGTGTCATAGCTAGGTCCATATTGCTGGCAGTAATTTGGGCTTGTTTCCAATGAGAGTTGGATTACGCCAAGGCTGCCctatgtcaccgattctgttcataactttcatggacaggatttctaggcgcagccaagttgttgaagggatccgttttggtggctggAGGATCGGGTCtcagctttttgcagatgatgtggtcctgttggcttcgtcAGAATGTGATCGACATTCGCTGGAGcgattcgcggccgagtgtgaagcagcttggatgagaatcagttcctctaaatctgagaccatggtcttgaatcggaaaagggtagaatgccttctcccggtcagggatgaggttctgcctcaagtggaggaatttaagtatctcggggtcttgttcaagagtgagggaaagctggagcgtgagatcgataggtggattggtgctgcattagCAGTGATGCATGCATTGTACCAAACTGTcacggtgaagagggagctgagccagaaggcgaagctcttgatttaccggtcgatctacgttcctaccctcacctatgatcacgagctttgggatacaagtggctgcatggtggcacagtggttagcactgttgcctcgcaacacgaaggtcgcaggttcgaaactcggctgcggcctttctgcgtggagttgcgtgttctccccatgcacgcgtgggttttctccgggtactccggtttcccccacagatcacaacatgccctataggtaaaaaaaaaaattgtaagtcgctttgggtaaaagcgtctgctaagcacataaacataaacataaaatgagttttctctgcaggatgaATGGGCTCTCcattaaagatagggtgagaagctcagtcgtttgtgggggcttggagtagactcgctgctcctccacgtcaagaggaaccagttgaggtggcttgggcatctggtcaggatgcctcctggacgctaacctgttgaggttttctgggcacatccaacagggaggagacctaaagggtgacccaggacacggtggagggaccatGTTTCatgcctggccagggaatgccttgggattcccccggatgagctggcccaagtggctggggagagggaagtctgggcctctcgacttaagctgttgcccctgtgacccaactatggataagcggaagaaaatggatggatgaaaaatgGCATAGAATTAGCCTCAttcctacagtggggcaaaaaaagtatttagtcagccaccgattgtgcaagttctcccacttaaaatgatgacagaggtcagtaatttacatcataggtacatttcaactgtgagagacagaatgtgaaaaaaaatccatgaattcacatggcaggatttttaaagaatttatttgtaaatcagggtggaaaataagtatttgttcaataacaaaaattcaactcaatactttgtaacataacctttgttggcaataacagaggtcaaatgattactataggtctttaccaggtttgcacacacagtagctggtattttggcccattcctccatgcagatcttctcgagagcagtgatgttttggggctgtcgccgagcaacacagactttcaactccctccacagattttctatggggttgaggtctgaagact contains:
- the LOC129159900 gene encoding gastrula zinc finger protein XlCGF57.1-like, which translates into the protein MDTDVPQLVLVKEEAPEEQSAGVDQQDPEHLHIKEEQEELWTSLEGEHLCLKEETEAVGFPVTAVSIKSEDDEEKPLVSQLHQQQIEDRDVPTSSSADQMAAETGGGAGTSRNPDLTPHEQTSDSSETEVSGDDEDDDDGVNRDSELSDSGSETGDEDDDWNESRSSESDVSRKREETDEKPLLLHFHNHQMKDGGVPTSSLAGQMTAKVGGGVETSKNLDLDPKEKTSNSSEIEVSGEDEDDVNLDSELSDSGPETGNGDHGCNENKCSESDIKTINKSFSCPVCGIRFLHQWSLQEHVRVTSHSAVKSSECSVNTKCVKEKQHGGSCRKVEKEPKSFSCDDCGKRFRQTSSLTRHMKGHTGQKPFACELCGQRFSRKHNLNTHMRVHRGEKPFACELCGYRCTHKASLNTHMRVHTGEKPFACELCGYRCTQKASLNYHMKVHTGEKPFACELCWQRFSHKHGLNRHMRVHTGEKPFVCELCGKRFSHENSLNDHMKVHTGEKPFACELCGYRCTQKVSLNHHMRVHTGEKPFACELCGYRCTHKANLNTHVRVHTGEKPFACELCGYRCTQKSHLNTHMRVHTGEKPLPVSCVDKDLAESHI